One window of the Niallia circulans genome contains the following:
- the sucD gene encoding succinate--CoA ligase subunit alpha — protein MSVFINKDTKVLVQGITGATALFHTKQMLEYGTKIVGGVTPGKGGTTVEGVPVFNTVKDAVDVTEANASVIYVPAPFAADAILEAVDAELDLVICITEHIPVLDMVKVKRYLEGKKTRLIGPNCPGVITPEECKIGIMPGYIHKKGHVGVVSRSGTLTYEAVHQLSQAGIGQSTAVGIGGDPVNGTDFIDTLKAFNEDEDTYAVIMIGEIGGTAEEEAARWVKENMTKPVVGFIGGRTAPPGKRMGHAGAIISGGKGTADEKISVLTECGIKVAPTPSDMGATLIEVLKEQSIYEKCKTHEVVAK, from the coding sequence ATGAGTGTTTTTATTAATAAAGATACAAAAGTCCTTGTCCAAGGAATCACAGGTGCAACAGCACTATTTCATACTAAGCAAATGCTTGAATATGGGACGAAAATAGTTGGCGGGGTAACACCAGGGAAAGGTGGTACAACGGTAGAGGGAGTGCCTGTATTTAATACCGTTAAAGATGCAGTAGATGTAACCGAAGCAAATGCATCTGTTATTTATGTACCAGCTCCATTTGCAGCAGACGCTATTTTAGAAGCGGTTGATGCTGAACTAGACTTAGTAATCTGTATTACCGAACATATTCCTGTTCTGGACATGGTGAAAGTTAAGCGCTACTTGGAAGGGAAAAAGACTAGATTAATAGGACCAAACTGTCCAGGAGTGATTACCCCAGAAGAATGTAAAATTGGCATTATGCCAGGATATATTCATAAGAAAGGGCATGTAGGGGTTGTCTCTCGTTCTGGTACTTTAACATATGAGGCTGTTCATCAACTATCTCAAGCAGGGATTGGTCAGTCAACAGCTGTTGGAATTGGTGGAGATCCAGTCAATGGAACAGATTTTATTGATACGTTAAAAGCATTTAATGAAGATGAAGATACGTATGCAGTTATCATGATAGGGGAAATCGGCGGGACGGCTGAAGAAGAAGCAGCCCGCTGGGTGAAAGAAAATATGACGAAGCCAGTTGTTGGATTTATCGGCGGTCGTACAGCTCCTCCAGGAAAGCGTATGGGTCATGCGGGGGCAATAATCTCTGGTGGTAAAGGAACAGCAGATGAAAAAATTAGTGTTCTAACGGAATGCGGCATTAAAGTAGCCCCAACACCATCTGATATGGGAGCAACGCTAATTGAGGTGTTAAAAGAGCAGTCGATATACGAAAAATGTAAGACGCATGAAGTAGTAGCAAAATAG
- the flgB gene encoding flagellar basal body rod protein FlgB encodes MKLFSNTITTLENAINYSNQKQKVISQNIANVDTPNYKAKTVTFKDSLSSAMEANVTNSKHIPFSAPNTASTSVITKNRVTYNNSGNSVDMEKEMTDLATNQIYYNALVDRISGKFSSLENVIRGGK; translated from the coding sequence GTGAAACTTTTCTCAAATACAATAACTACCTTAGAAAATGCAATAAATTATTCGAATCAAAAGCAAAAAGTAATCTCGCAAAATATTGCAAATGTTGACACGCCGAATTATAAAGCAAAGACAGTGACTTTTAAAGATTCGTTATCTAGTGCAATGGAAGCTAATGTAACGAATAGTAAGCATATTCCGTTTTCAGCTCCTAATACTGCTTCAACATCTGTCATTACAAAGAATAGAGTTACTTACAATAACAGCGGAAATAGTGTCGATATGGAAAAAGAGATGACAGACCTTGCGACAAACCAAATCTATTACAATGCATTAGTAGATCGAATTAGCGGAAAATTTAGTTCCCTTGAAAATGTAATTAGGGGAGGTAAGTAA
- the dprA gene encoding DNA-processing protein DprA: protein MEIINKLLVKLHHCQGISWKMIDRLLKEDPTLQLEKIPSFISSISPTMEKEIVKTIHSHHVEEQLIQYRYNQIHPITFFDPLYPPFLKEIYQPPWVLYAKGDLELLQSKRKLAIVGSRLATSYSTKVIKRLMKELVEEKITIVSGLAHGVDSIAHKLAIENGGKTIGVIAGGIFHIYPKESIQLAGDMMKHHLVISEYPPLTKPLKWQFPMRNRIISGLSNGTLVVEAKKKSGSLITANFAVNEGRDVFAVPGNIFSPYSDGPNELIQQGAKPVLEAKDILEEWKHISE, encoded by the coding sequence ATGGAAATAATAAATAAATTATTAGTGAAATTACATCATTGTCAAGGAATCAGCTGGAAAATGATCGATCGTCTTCTAAAAGAAGATCCCACTCTTCAGTTGGAGAAAATCCCTTCCTTTATATCCTCTATTTCACCTACTATGGAAAAGGAAATAGTAAAGACAATCCATTCTCATCATGTAGAAGAACAATTAATCCAGTATCGTTATAATCAAATTCATCCAATTACATTTTTTGATCCGTTATATCCGCCGTTTTTAAAAGAAATATATCAGCCACCTTGGGTTCTTTATGCAAAAGGAGATCTTGAGCTGCTACAATCGAAGAGAAAGCTTGCAATTGTAGGTTCGCGCTTAGCTACCAGTTATAGTACCAAAGTAATAAAGAGGTTGATGAAAGAACTAGTAGAGGAGAAAATCACCATTGTAAGTGGACTTGCGCATGGGGTTGATTCGATTGCCCATAAACTGGCAATTGAAAATGGCGGCAAAACCATCGGTGTTATTGCTGGAGGTATTTTTCATATCTATCCAAAAGAAAGCATACAGTTAGCAGGAGATATGATGAAACATCATTTAGTCATCTCTGAATATCCTCCGCTAACTAAGCCGCTAAAATGGCAATTTCCCATGAGAAATCGAATTATAAGCGGTTTAAGCAATGGAACACTTGTAGTAGAAGCGAAGAAAAAAAGTGGATCGTTAATAACTGCTAATTTCGCAGTAAATGAAGGACGGGATGTATTTGCTGTTCCAGGAAATATATTTAGTCCCTATTCAGATGGTCCAAATGAATTAATACAACAAGGCGCAAAGCCAGTGCTTGAAGCAAAAGATATACTAGAAGAATGGAAGCATATATCGGAGTAG
- the hslV gene encoding ATP-dependent protease subunit HslV, whose translation MPQFHATTIFAVKHKGKSAMSGDGQVTLGNAVVMKHTARKVRKLFNGKVIAGFAGSVADAFTLFELFEGKLDEYNGNLQRASVELAKLWRSDKVLRKLEAMLIVMNETDLLLVSGTGEVIEPDDGILAIGSGGNYALAAGRALKTYSGDNLSAYDIAKAALEIAGEICVYTNNNIIVEEL comes from the coding sequence ATGCCACAATTTCATGCAACAACAATTTTTGCAGTTAAACATAAAGGGAAATCAGCAATGTCTGGTGATGGTCAAGTCACGCTTGGAAATGCTGTTGTGATGAAACATACAGCCCGTAAGGTTAGAAAGCTTTTTAATGGGAAAGTAATTGCAGGATTTGCGGGATCAGTTGCGGATGCCTTTACTCTTTTTGAACTATTTGAAGGAAAATTAGATGAGTATAATGGGAACCTACAACGTGCTTCAGTAGAGCTTGCGAAGCTCTGGCGCAGTGATAAAGTTCTTAGAAAACTTGAAGCGATGCTGATCGTAATGAATGAAACGGATCTATTATTGGTATCTGGAACAGGAGAAGTAATAGAACCAGATGATGGTATACTTGCAATTGGATCTGGTGGAAACTATGCTTTAGCAGCTGGCAGAGCACTAAAAACTTACTCAGGAGATAATCTTTCTGCATATGATATCGCTAAAGCAGCTCTAGAGATTGCTGGTGAGATTTGTGTCTATACAAATAATAATATCATCGTGGAAGAATTATAG
- the topA gene encoding type I DNA topoisomerase, giving the protein MSDFLVIVESPAKAKTIERYLGKKYKVKASMGHIRDLPKSQMGVDIEKQFEPKYITIRGKGPVLKELKTAAKKAKKIYLAADPDREGEAIAWHLANSLNVDIESDCRVVFNEITKDAIKESFKHPRAINMDLVDSQQARRVLDRLVGYNISPLLWKKVKKGLSAGRVQSVAVRLIIEREQEIKEFVPEEYWSIEGSFIKGKNNFEASFYGINGKKVELHSEDEVKKITSQLKDNKFTVDKVSKKERKRNPAVPFTTSSLQQEAARKLNFRAKKTMMLAQQLYEGIDLGKEGTVGLITYMRTDSTRISEVAQSEAYDYINSHYGKEYTREEKKQEKKNPKVQDAHEAVRPTSIGREPSKMKEYLSRDQFRLYKLVWERFIASQMAPAVMDTMSVDLSNGNVLFRANGSKIKFPGFMKVYVEGTDDNVDEKDRQLPDLKEGDVVLNKDIDTKQHFTQPPPRYTEARLVRTLEELGIGRPSTFAPTLDTIQKRGYVALDNKRFIPTELGEIVLELILEFFPEILNIEFTANMEQDLDNIEAGKVNWVKVIDDFYKTFEKRLEVAEQEMQTIEIKDEPAGEDCEECGHPMVFKMGRYGKFMACSNFPECRNTKAIVKDIGVKCPKCHEGNIIERKSKKRRIFYGCDRFPECDFISWDKPLQRPCPKCENMLVEKKLKKGVQVQCVNCDYKEEPQS; this is encoded by the coding sequence ATGTCAGATTTTTTAGTAATCGTTGAGTCACCAGCTAAAGCAAAGACAATAGAACGATATTTAGGAAAAAAATATAAAGTGAAAGCATCAATGGGGCACATTAGGGATTTGCCTAAAAGCCAAATGGGTGTTGATATAGAAAAACAATTTGAGCCGAAGTACATAACTATCCGTGGAAAAGGCCCTGTATTAAAAGAACTGAAAACAGCAGCAAAAAAAGCCAAAAAGATTTATTTAGCAGCTGACCCGGATCGTGAAGGAGAGGCAATTGCTTGGCATTTAGCAAATAGCTTAAATGTGGATATTGAATCAGATTGCCGCGTTGTTTTCAATGAGATAACAAAAGATGCCATCAAAGAATCATTTAAGCATCCTCGTGCAATAAATATGGATTTAGTAGATTCTCAGCAGGCTAGAAGAGTTTTAGACCGCTTAGTGGGTTATAATATCAGTCCATTATTATGGAAAAAAGTAAAAAAAGGGCTTAGTGCGGGAAGAGTACAATCAGTTGCAGTACGTCTCATTATTGAAAGAGAACAAGAAATTAAAGAATTTGTACCAGAAGAATACTGGTCCATTGAAGGAAGCTTTATAAAAGGAAAAAATAATTTTGAAGCATCTTTTTATGGTATCAATGGAAAAAAAGTCGAGTTGCATTCAGAAGATGAAGTGAAAAAAATTACTAGTCAGTTAAAAGATAATAAGTTTACTGTCGATAAAGTGAGTAAAAAAGAGCGGAAGAGAAACCCTGCCGTTCCATTTACAACTTCTTCTTTACAGCAGGAAGCTGCCCGCAAATTGAATTTCCGAGCAAAGAAAACAATGATGTTAGCACAGCAATTATATGAAGGTATAGATCTTGGTAAAGAAGGAACAGTGGGTTTGATAACCTATATGAGAACGGATTCCACTAGAATATCAGAGGTTGCACAAAGTGAAGCATATGACTATATAAATAGTCATTATGGCAAAGAGTATACACGTGAAGAGAAGAAACAAGAGAAGAAAAATCCAAAGGTCCAAGATGCCCATGAAGCAGTCCGTCCAACTAGCATTGGTCGTGAGCCGAGTAAGATGAAGGAATATTTATCTCGAGATCAATTTCGATTGTATAAGCTAGTGTGGGAAAGATTTATTGCCAGCCAAATGGCTCCGGCAGTTATGGATACAATGAGTGTGGATTTATCAAATGGTAACGTACTTTTTCGTGCTAATGGTTCAAAAATTAAGTTCCCAGGTTTTATGAAGGTATATGTGGAGGGTACAGATGACAACGTTGATGAGAAAGATCGACAACTCCCAGATTTAAAAGAAGGAGATGTTGTCTTAAATAAGGATATTGATACAAAGCAGCATTTCACTCAGCCACCTCCACGTTATACAGAAGCAAGATTAGTTAGAACACTAGAGGAATTGGGAATAGGAAGACCATCTACATTCGCACCAACCTTAGATACGATTCAAAAACGAGGATATGTGGCCCTTGATAACAAACGATTTATTCCAACGGAGCTTGGGGAAATTGTTTTAGAGTTAATTTTAGAATTTTTCCCGGAAATATTAAATATTGAGTTTACAGCCAATATGGAACAAGACTTGGATAATATTGAGGCGGGCAAGGTCAATTGGGTAAAGGTTATCGACGATTTTTATAAAACGTTCGAGAAAAGACTGGAAGTTGCAGAACAAGAGATGCAAACCATTGAAATCAAAGATGAGCCAGCTGGAGAGGATTGCGAAGAATGTGGCCACCCGATGGTATTTAAAATGGGCCGTTATGGGAAATTTATGGCATGTAGTAATTTTCCAGAGTGTAGAAACACGAAAGCAATCGTGAAGGATATTGGAGTGAAATGTCCGAAGTGCCATGAAGGAAATATAATTGAAAGAAAAAGTAAAAAACGTAGAATTTTTTATGGTTGTGATCGATTCCCAGAATGTGACTTCATTTCATGGGATAAACCACTACAAAGACCATGTCCAAAATGTGAAAATATGTTAGTGGAGAAAAAATTGAAAAAAGGTGTTCAAGTACAGTGCGTAAACTGTGACTACAAAGAAGAACCACAAAGCTAA
- a CDS encoding EscU/YscU/HrcU family type III secretion system export apparatus switch protein, with product MNKHHSLKRKEAIALTYEQQKHAAPTVIAKGKGMIAEQILERAKKENIPIQEDPSLVELLSKLNINEQIPEDLYMAVAEVFAFIYSLEKEATEKDGEKAN from the coding sequence ATGAATAAACACCATTCTTTAAAAAGGAAAGAAGCAATAGCATTAACTTATGAACAGCAAAAACACGCTGCACCTACCGTTATTGCAAAAGGCAAGGGTATGATTGCGGAACAAATTCTGGAACGTGCCAAAAAAGAGAATATTCCAATTCAAGAAGATCCCTCTCTTGTAGAGCTTTTAAGTAAATTAAATATAAATGAACAAATTCCTGAAGATTTATATATGGCTGTGGCAGAAGTGTTTGCGTTTATTTATTCTTTAGAGAAGGAAGCGACGGAAAAAGACGGGGAAAAAGCAAACTAA
- the fliE gene encoding flagellar hook-basal body complex protein FliE — MEPINFSSVSSALPLTNSATSNKTAVADTQKKFASFLKESINNVNQAQNESDMLTNKLARGENVDLSQVMIASQKASITMQATLEIRNKAVEAYQEMMRMSV, encoded by the coding sequence ATGGAACCAATTAATTTTTCATCCGTATCATCTGCATTACCGTTAACAAATTCGGCAACGAGTAATAAGACAGCTGTAGCAGATACGCAAAAAAAATTTGCTTCGTTTTTAAAAGAATCAATTAACAATGTAAATCAAGCGCAAAACGAATCAGATATGCTAACAAATAAGTTAGCAAGAGGAGAAAACGTTGATTTATCTCAAGTGATGATTGCCTCGCAAAAAGCAAGCATTACCATGCAAGCTACATTAGAAATTCGCAATAAGGCAGTAGAAGCTTATCAAGAAATGATGCGAATGTCAGTTTAA
- the codY gene encoding GTP-sensing pleiotropic transcriptional regulator CodY, producing MDLLTKTRKINAMLQRAAGKPVNFKEMSETLSDVIEANIFVVSRRGKLLGFAVHQQIENDRMKKMFEDRQFPEEYTNSLFNIQSTSSNLEIESEYTAFPVENKELFAKGLTTIVPIIGGGERLGTLILARLQEQFQDDDLILAEYGATVVGMEILREKAEEIEEEARSKAVVQMAISSLSYSELEAIEHIFEELNGSEGLLVASKIADRVGITRSVIVNALRKLESAGVIESRSLGMKGTYIKVLNDKFLLELEKLKTNK from the coding sequence ATGGATTTATTAACAAAAACGAGAAAAATTAATGCAATGTTACAAAGAGCTGCTGGAAAACCAGTTAATTTCAAAGAAATGTCTGAAACATTAAGTGATGTTATCGAAGCAAATATCTTTGTTGTTAGCAGAAGAGGAAAATTATTAGGTTTTGCAGTTCATCAGCAAATCGAAAATGATCGTATGAAAAAAATGTTTGAAGATCGTCAATTCCCTGAGGAATACACAAATAGCTTGTTTAATATTCAATCAACTTCTAGTAATTTAGAAATTGAAAGTGAATATACTGCTTTCCCAGTTGAAAATAAAGAATTATTTGCTAAAGGGTTAACAACTATTGTACCAATTATTGGTGGAGGAGAAAGATTAGGAACATTAATTCTTGCAAGATTACAAGAACAATTCCAAGACGATGATTTGATTCTTGCTGAATACGGTGCTACTGTTGTTGGTATGGAAATTCTTCGTGAAAAAGCAGAAGAAATTGAAGAAGAAGCAAGAAGTAAAGCGGTTGTTCAAATGGCAATCAGTTCACTATCCTATAGTGAATTAGAAGCTATTGAGCATATTTTTGAAGAATTAAACGGAAGTGAAGGCTTATTAGTAGCTTCTAAAATCGCAGACCGTGTAGGAATTACAAGATCTGTAATTGTCAACGCATTGCGTAAATTAGAAAGTGCTGGTGTTATTGAGTCTCGTTCATTAGGAATGAAAGGTACTTATATAAAAGTGCTTAACGATAAATTCTTATTAGAACTTGAAAAGTTAAAAACAAATAAATAA
- the xerC gene encoding tyrosine recombinase XerC — protein sequence MKQELNNHVQAFIAYLQIEKNYSPYTIEFYTQDINQFFHFMKDQVIDKLEDVSPSDVRIYLTELFSMQLARKTIARKISSLRSFYRFLLREKIVENNPFSAVSIPKLEKRLPDFFYEEELQQLFLSCDTNTPLGLRNKALLELLYATGIRVGECTKIQLSDIDFSVSTVLVRGKGQKERYVPFGSFAHNALEAYIKAGRNQLMKNSTDHSYLFVNYRGGILTDNGVRDILNKMMNTSSSQGKIHPHKLRHSFATHLLANGADMRTVQELLGHAFLTSTQIYTHVTNEYLKKTYMSYHPRA from the coding sequence ATGAAACAGGAATTAAACAATCATGTTCAAGCATTTATTGCCTATTTGCAGATTGAAAAAAATTACTCACCATATACAATAGAATTTTATACACAAGATATTAACCAATTCTTTCACTTTATGAAAGATCAAGTAATAGACAAGTTAGAAGACGTGAGTCCATCTGATGTAAGAATATACTTAACAGAGCTTTTTTCAATGCAATTAGCAAGAAAAACAATTGCGCGAAAAATCTCTAGTTTGAGAAGTTTTTATCGTTTTTTGCTTAGGGAAAAAATAGTGGAAAATAACCCGTTTTCTGCTGTATCAATCCCAAAGCTAGAAAAGAGATTACCTGATTTTTTCTACGAGGAAGAATTGCAGCAACTCTTTTTATCATGTGATACGAACACGCCCCTTGGACTAAGAAATAAAGCATTGCTTGAATTATTGTATGCAACCGGCATCCGTGTTGGTGAATGCACAAAAATTCAGTTGAGTGATATTGATTTCAGCGTCTCAACTGTGTTAGTTAGGGGAAAGGGCCAAAAGGAAAGATATGTTCCGTTTGGTAGTTTTGCTCATAATGCTCTGGAAGCGTACATAAAAGCGGGTAGGAATCAGTTGATGAAAAACTCAACAGATCATTCTTATCTGTTTGTTAATTATCGCGGAGGAATTTTAACAGATAACGGAGTTCGTGATATCTTAAATAAAATGATGAATACTTCATCCTCACAAGGGAAAATTCATCCCCATAAATTGAGACATTCATTTGCCACACATTTACTGGCGAATGGTGCAGATATGAGAACCGTTCAGGAATTATTAGGTCATGCATTTTTAACGTCAACACAAATATATACGCATGTCACAAATGAGTATCTAAAAAAGACGTATATGTCTTATCATCCTAGGGCATAG
- the flgC gene encoding flagellar basal body rod protein FlgC — protein MTIFTSMNTTASALTAQRLRMDVISSNMANVDTTRGRLVNGEWEPYKRKQVVFQEQEGSFASHLNAARGNSANTAGGVKVSRIVEDDTPFEMVYDPENPEADETGYVRMPNVDPLRETVDLMSASRSYEANVTVLNASKSMLMKTLEIGK, from the coding sequence ATGACCATTTTTACTAGTATGAATACTACTGCTTCTGCTTTAACAGCACAACGGCTAAGAATGGATGTAATTTCATCTAATATGGCAAATGTTGATACAACAAGAGGTAGATTAGTAAATGGTGAGTGGGAGCCATACAAAAGAAAACAAGTAGTGTTTCAAGAACAAGAAGGATCATTTGCCTCTCATTTAAATGCTGCAAGAGGGAATAGCGCGAATACTGCAGGTGGAGTGAAGGTGTCACGCATTGTAGAAGATGATACACCGTTTGAAATGGTGTACGATCCGGAGAACCCAGAAGCGGACGAAACAGGATATGTTCGTATGCCAAATGTGGACCCTTTACGAGAGACGGTTGATTTAATGAGTGCATCAAGATCATATGAAGCAAATGTGACTGTTTTAAATGCATCAAAAAGTATGTTAATGAAAACATTAGAAATCGGTAAATAA
- the sucC gene encoding ADP-forming succinate--CoA ligase subunit beta → MNIHEYQGKEILELNGVAVPKGKVAFTVEEAVRAAETLNSDVWVVKAQIHAGGRGKAGGVKVAKSLDEVQTYASDILGSTLVTHQTGPEGKVVKRLLIEEGCRIKKEYYIGFVVDRATSRIVLMASEEGGTEIEEIAEKYPEKIVKEVIDPVTGLTPFQARRVAFSINIPSKQVNKAVAFMTGLYKVFVEKDCSIAEINPLVLTEDGNIIALDAKLNFDSNALYRHKDIVAYRDLDEENEKELEASKYDLSYIALNGNIGCMVNGAGLAMATMDIVKHYGGEPANFLDVGGGATAEKVTEAFKIILSDSNVKGIFVNIFGGIMKCDVIATGIVEAAKQVSLHVPLVVRLEGTNVELGKKILRESGVDIVAAESMADGAEKIVTLVEQGGNA, encoded by the coding sequence TTGAATATTCATGAATATCAGGGGAAAGAGATTTTAGAATTAAATGGCGTCGCAGTACCAAAAGGAAAAGTAGCTTTTACAGTAGAAGAGGCAGTGCGAGCTGCGGAAACATTAAATAGTGATGTATGGGTAGTGAAAGCGCAAATCCATGCAGGTGGTCGCGGTAAGGCTGGAGGAGTAAAAGTTGCCAAAAGCTTAGATGAAGTACAAACATATGCTTCAGATATTCTAGGGAGCACATTAGTAACTCATCAAACAGGTCCCGAAGGAAAAGTTGTGAAACGATTATTAATTGAAGAAGGTTGTCGAATCAAGAAGGAATATTACATAGGATTTGTCGTGGATCGAGCAACATCTAGAATCGTATTGATGGCCTCTGAAGAAGGCGGCACAGAAATTGAGGAAATTGCAGAAAAGTACCCAGAGAAGATCGTAAAAGAAGTTATTGATCCAGTGACTGGTCTAACTCCATTTCAAGCACGTCGAGTTGCTTTCTCTATTAACATTCCGAGCAAGCAAGTTAATAAAGCAGTTGCCTTTATGACTGGATTATATAAAGTATTTGTTGAAAAAGACTGCTCTATCGCCGAAATTAATCCCTTAGTTTTAACGGAAGATGGGAATATTATCGCACTGGATGCAAAATTAAATTTTGATTCAAATGCATTGTATAGACATAAAGATATTGTTGCATATAGGGATTTAGATGAAGAAAATGAAAAAGAATTAGAAGCTTCTAAATATGATTTAAGCTATATTGCGTTAAATGGAAATATCGGCTGTATGGTAAATGGTGCTGGACTTGCTATGGCAACAATGGATATTGTTAAGCATTATGGCGGAGAACCGGCCAACTTCTTAGATGTTGGGGGCGGCGCGACAGCAGAAAAAGTAACGGAAGCATTTAAAATCATTCTATCTGATTCTAACGTGAAGGGGATTTTTGTCAATATTTTTGGTGGCATCATGAAATGTGATGTTATTGCGACCGGAATTGTGGAAGCTGCAAAGCAAGTTAGTCTTCATGTGCCATTAGTTGTTCGCTTAGAAGGAACAAATGTGGAACTTGGCAAAAAAATTCTTCGAGAATCTGGAGTAGATATTGTTGCAGCAGAATCGATGGCTGATGGTGCTGAGAAAATTGTAACCCTAGTAGAACAAGGAGGGAATGCATAA
- the hslU gene encoding HslU--HslV peptidase ATPase subunit: protein MQKSASLTPRQIVERLDQYIVGQKDAKKAVAVALRNRFRRSLLDEKLRDEISPKNILMIGPTGVGKTEIARRIAKIVNAPFVKVEATKFTEVGYVGRDVESMVRDLVETSVRLVKEEKMFQVRERAEVAANNRLVELLVPSAAKKTSSYKNPLEMLFGGGGADTEEEEPTVEETSKSEKRKIVKEKLALGELEDEVVSVEVEEQQPSMFDMLQGSGMEQMGMNMQDALSSFMPKKKKKRKLTVREARTILTNEEAQKLIDMDEVTQEAVVRAEQMGMIFIDEIDKIASKSNSSSSADVSREGVQRDILPVVEGSTVVTKYGSVKTDHVLFIAAGAFHMSKPSDLIPELQGRFPIRVELTKLTVDDFYRILVEPDNALIKQYQALLYTEGIEIEFSDEAIRKIAEVAYEVNQNTDNIGARRLHTILEKLLEDLSFEAPEITMEKITITPKYVEEKLGAISRNKDLSQFIL from the coding sequence ATGCAAAAAAGCGCTAGTTTAACACCTCGGCAAATTGTAGAACGACTTGATCAATATATTGTCGGACAAAAAGATGCAAAAAAAGCGGTGGCTGTTGCTTTAAGAAACCGTTTTCGCAGAAGTCTTCTTGATGAAAAGTTAAGAGATGAGATTAGTCCGAAAAATATTTTGATGATTGGTCCTACTGGTGTCGGAAAAACGGAAATTGCCAGAAGAATTGCAAAAATTGTTAATGCACCATTTGTTAAGGTAGAAGCTACTAAATTTACAGAGGTGGGATATGTTGGCCGTGATGTAGAATCAATGGTCCGTGATCTTGTCGAAACATCTGTACGCTTGGTAAAGGAAGAGAAGATGTTTCAAGTAAGAGAAAGAGCGGAAGTTGCGGCAAATAATCGTCTCGTTGAATTATTAGTTCCGTCTGCTGCAAAGAAAACATCCAGTTATAAAAACCCTCTGGAAATGCTTTTCGGCGGCGGTGGGGCAGACACAGAGGAAGAAGAGCCTACTGTAGAAGAAACTAGTAAATCAGAAAAGAGAAAAATAGTAAAAGAAAAGCTTGCTCTAGGTGAACTGGAAGATGAAGTGGTTTCTGTAGAAGTGGAAGAACAACAGCCTTCTATGTTTGATATGCTCCAAGGTTCTGGTATGGAACAAATGGGAATGAATATGCAGGACGCTTTAAGTAGTTTTATGCCGAAAAAGAAGAAAAAGCGAAAACTAACAGTTAGGGAAGCACGTACAATATTAACAAACGAGGAAGCTCAAAAATTAATCGATATGGATGAGGTTACCCAAGAAGCAGTCGTTCGTGCTGAGCAAATGGGAATGATATTTATCGATGAAATTGATAAAATTGCCAGCAAATCAAACAGTAGTTCTTCAGCTGATGTTTCCAGAGAAGGTGTGCAGCGAGATATTTTACCTGTAGTAGAAGGATCAACGGTTGTGACAAAATATGGATCAGTTAAAACAGACCATGTATTGTTTATTGCTGCTGGAGCATTTCATATGTCAAAGCCTTCTGATTTAATTCCAGAGCTACAAGGAAGATTTCCGATTCGTGTAGAACTTACTAAATTAACAGTGGATGATTTTTATCGTATTCTTGTGGAACCAGATAATGCGTTGATTAAGCAATACCAAGCATTATTGTATACAGAAGGTATAGAAATTGAATTTTCTGACGAAGCTATTCGTAAGATAGCTGAAGTGGCTTATGAAGTCAATCAAAATACAGACAATATCGGTGCGCGAAGACTGCATACTATTCTCGAAAAATTATTGGAAGATCTGTCTTTCGAAGCACCAGAAATAACAATGGAAAAAATAACGATTACTCCAAAGTATGTGGAGGAGAAGTTAGGAGCCATCTCAAGAAATAAGGATTTAAGTCAATTTATACTCTAA